The Streptomyces pactum genome contains a region encoding:
- a CDS encoding RNA polymerase sigma factor, which translates to MDRAARLGSAPLAGDGRVPERRRGARRRVRARRGGVSGGRSPPVERASCSHRRSGRAATRGRRRTSPGSCSWPRDGASRHTFGPARGVPAGRLVGIARRKIADALAARTRRADLVAAAGTRRAPAPHDVAGRPDAVHDRVLVRREPTELSAPQRRVLGPAFYGDLTHTQVARLTGWPLGTVKSHARRGLRRLSRRLREAGVPKAPRSYAARTMRAIGEADAKRRKDLASG; encoded by the coding sequence GTGGACCGGGCGGCCCGCCTCGGCTCCGCCCCGCTCGCCGGCGACGGCCGGGTACCCGAGCGCCGACGAGGAGCTCGCCGAAGGGTTCGCGCGCGGCGAGGAGGCGTGTCTGGCGGCCGCTCACCACCGGTGGAGCGGGCCTCGTGTTCACACCGGCGCAGCGGGCGCGCGGCGACGCGCGGGAGGCGGAGGACGTCACCCGGCTCGTGTTCGTGGCCGCGTGACGGGGCCAGCCGTCACACCTTCGGGCCCGCGCGGGGCGTACCGGCCGGCCGGCTGGTCGGCATCGCGCGGCGCAAGATCGCGGACGCGCTGGCGGCCCGCACCCGGCGCGCCGACCTCGTCGCGGCGGCGGGCACCCGGCGCGCGCCGGCCCCGCACGACGTGGCCGGCCGGCCGGACGCCGTACACGACCGTGTGCTCGTCCGCCGGGAGCCGACCGAGCTCTCCGCACCGCAGCGCCGTGTGCTCGGCCCGGCCTTCTACGGCGATCTGACGCACACACAGGTCGCCCGGCTGACCGGATGGCCCCTCGGCACGGTGAAGAGCCACGCCCGCCGAGGCCTGCGCAGGCTCAGCCGTCGGCTCCGGGAGGCCGGCGTCCCGAAAGCCCCGCGTAGCTACGCCGCAAGAACGATGCGAGCCATCGGGGAGGCTGACGCAAAACGGCGGAAGGATCTGGCCAGTGGGTGA
- a CDS encoding PPOX class F420-dependent oxidoreductase, with protein sequence MNTDERPDTDAEFTRFWQERRVCFLSTQRADGTPHLVPVGVTYDHATRTARVITSGGTSKVRNVRRAGRPVVAVSQVDGRRWSTLEGVATVRDDAEAVRDAEARYAARYRQPRANPERVVIEIAVRRFLGTVRPLAPAEDNSARG encoded by the coding sequence TTGAACACCGATGAACGACCCGACACGGACGCGGAGTTCACGCGTTTCTGGCAGGAGCGCCGGGTCTGCTTCCTGTCGACCCAGCGTGCCGACGGGACCCCGCACCTGGTCCCGGTCGGGGTGACGTACGACCACGCCACCCGTACGGCGCGCGTCATCACGAGCGGCGGCACCTCGAAGGTGCGCAACGTCCGGCGGGCCGGGCGCCCCGTCGTCGCCGTGAGCCAGGTGGACGGCAGACGCTGGTCCACCCTGGAGGGCGTGGCGACCGTGCGGGACGACGCCGAGGCGGTCCGCGACGCGGAGGCCCGGTACGCGGCCCGCTACCGGCAGCCCCGGGCCAACCCCGAGCGGGTCGTCATCGAGATCGCCGTCCGGCGCTTCCTCGGCACGGTACGCCCCCTCGCGCCGGCCGAGGACAACAGCGCTCGCGGGTGA
- a CDS encoding MMPL family transporter — MSIPSRRARWLVPVVLLLVWLGIGGTLGPYAGKLGEVATNDQAAFLPRSAESTRVVDAQKAFQQDETLPVIVVWTADDGGTATGHRTAATRSVAGLEGEPGIVGPPTPALPSDDGEALQAVVQVEPGLGDRLPDVLERIGEAAGQVPGTRARLAGPAASQADLSDAFSGIDGLLLGVALVTVLVILLLVYRSVLLPLVIILGAVFALGLACAIVYALADRDVVRVDGQVQGILSILVIGAATDYALLLTARYREELARHPDRFGAMRAALRASWGAVVASAATVALGLLALLLSDLTNNRALGPVGAIGIVCAVLSTLTFLPAVLVLLGRAAYWPAKPVRSGDPEAGHRLWHRIAELVDRAPRRIWAISLAALLACAAFSPTLTSKGVPLDEIFVNDAPSVAAQQTLARHFPGGSGNPAVIIADADRLDPVLAAARDTRGVASAAAVTVPGRPGGGEPKVVDGRVRIDATLQAPADSDAAKSTVARLRSAVHDVPGADALVGGYTAQQYDTQRTAAHDRTLIVPVVLAIILVILIVLLRSLLMPLLLVATVALNFLATLGVAALVFTHVFGFSGTDASVPLYGFVFLVALGVDYNIFLMSRVRQESLDHGVREGILRGLTATGGVITSAGVVLAATFAALGVIPLAFLVQIAFIVAFGVLLDTLVVRSLLVPALARDIGAVAWWPGRLGRRSSDGAAVSAASRPGSGD, encoded by the coding sequence ATGTCCATCCCCTCCCGACGAGCCCGCTGGCTCGTCCCCGTCGTTCTGCTCCTGGTCTGGCTCGGCATCGGCGGGACGCTCGGCCCGTACGCCGGAAAGCTCGGCGAGGTCGCCACCAACGACCAGGCCGCCTTCCTGCCCCGCAGCGCCGAGTCCACCCGGGTCGTCGACGCGCAGAAGGCCTTCCAGCAGGACGAGACCCTCCCCGTGATCGTCGTGTGGACCGCCGACGACGGCGGCACCGCCACCGGACACCGGACGGCGGCCACCCGGTCGGTCGCGGGTCTCGAAGGGGAGCCCGGGATCGTCGGCCCCCCGACGCCCGCCCTGCCCTCGGACGACGGCGAGGCCCTCCAGGCCGTCGTCCAGGTCGAACCCGGCCTCGGCGACCGCCTGCCCGACGTCCTGGAGCGCATCGGCGAAGCCGCCGGGCAGGTCCCCGGCACCCGGGCGCGACTCGCCGGACCGGCGGCCTCCCAGGCCGATCTCTCCGACGCCTTCTCGGGCATCGACGGGCTGCTGCTCGGCGTCGCGCTGGTCACGGTTCTGGTGATCCTGCTGCTCGTCTACCGCAGCGTCCTGCTGCCCCTGGTCATCATCCTCGGCGCCGTCTTCGCGCTCGGCCTGGCCTGCGCGATCGTCTACGCGCTCGCCGACCGCGACGTCGTACGCGTCGACGGGCAGGTCCAGGGCATCCTCTCCATCCTGGTCATCGGCGCCGCCACCGACTACGCGCTGCTGCTCACCGCCCGCTACCGCGAGGAACTGGCCCGGCACCCGGACCGCTTCGGGGCCATGCGCGCCGCCCTGCGCGCCTCCTGGGGAGCCGTCGTCGCCAGCGCCGCGACCGTCGCCCTGGGCCTGCTGGCGCTGCTGCTCAGCGACCTGACCAACAACCGCGCGCTCGGACCCGTCGGTGCCATCGGCATCGTCTGCGCCGTACTGAGCACGCTCACCTTCCTGCCCGCCGTCCTGGTCCTGCTCGGCCGGGCCGCCTACTGGCCGGCCAAGCCCGTCCGGTCCGGCGATCCGGAGGCCGGGCACCGCCTGTGGCACCGCATCGCCGAACTCGTGGACCGGGCCCCGCGGCGCATCTGGGCGATCTCCCTCGCCGCGCTGCTCGCCTGCGCCGCCTTCTCGCCGACCCTGACCTCCAAGGGCGTGCCGCTGGACGAGATCTTCGTGAACGACGCTCCGTCCGTCGCCGCCCAGCAGACCCTGGCGCGGCACTTCCCGGGCGGCTCCGGCAACCCCGCGGTGATCATCGCGGACGCCGACCGGCTGGATCCCGTCCTCGCGGCGGCCCGCGACACCCGCGGCGTCGCCTCCGCCGCCGCGGTGACCGTGCCCGGGCGCCCCGGCGGCGGTGAGCCGAAGGTGGTCGACGGGCGCGTACGGATCGACGCGACGCTCCAGGCGCCGGCGGACAGCGACGCCGCCAAGAGTACGGTGGCCCGGCTCAGGTCGGCCGTCCACGACGTACCCGGCGCGGACGCCCTCGTCGGCGGCTACACCGCCCAGCAGTACGACACCCAGCGCACCGCCGCACACGACCGCACGCTCATCGTGCCCGTGGTCCTCGCCATCATCCTGGTCATCCTGATCGTCCTGCTGCGCTCCCTGCTGATGCCGCTGCTGCTGGTGGCGACGGTGGCGCTCAACTTCCTGGCCACCCTGGGCGTCGCGGCCCTCGTCTTCACCCACGTGTTCGGCTTCAGCGGCACCGACGCGTCCGTCCCGCTGTACGGGTTCGTGTTCCTGGTCGCCCTGGGCGTGGACTACAACATCTTCCTCATGTCCCGGGTCCGGCAGGAGTCGCTGGACCACGGTGTACGGGAGGGCATCCTGCGGGGTCTGACCGCCACCGGTGGCGTGATCACCTCGGCCGGCGTGGTCCTCGCCGCCACCTTCGCCGCCCTGGGGGTCATCCCGCTGGCCTTCCTGGTGCAGATCGCCTTCATCGTGGCCTTCGGCGTCCTCCTGGACACGCTCGTCGTGCGCTCACTGCTGGTTCCGGCGCTCGCCCGCGACATCGGAGCCGTGGCGTGGTGGCCCGGACGCCTCGGCCGCCGGTCCTCGGACGGGGCGGCGGTGTCCGCCGCCTCCCGCCCGGGAAGCGGCGACTGA